A window of Sphingobacterium sp. SRCM116780 contains these coding sequences:
- a CDS encoding TlpA disulfide reductase family protein has product MKHKIIIVLGLVLSIFQALAQEGLTLSGTIKTITPVEISLQSLSGQSVFKTAIDKNVGKFSLGPVQIIPDLYVLSIGKTKQHVYFVNNAVTINGYYDDMNSESSSLTFTGLDDFFKLSEYGPKRIADTVLNPKALQVLNPAQLTALAYLFHSDQYQLNKQLLEKVPPADLNTITGKWLAKTVDSLKNFERGLIAPDFTLPNQDGKMITLKDFRGKIVVLDFWASWCGPCRRAMQEFKTFYREFQPDVQFISISMDDNSESYQQGQKEMEIPWVNLWDNTGISTEKTKNSGFYNSKIRPFYGFKSIPFLVIIDQNGVVLERGNLHGEALKEALHRIIKK; this is encoded by the coding sequence ATGAAACACAAAATAATTATTGTATTGGGATTGGTTTTGTCGATTTTTCAAGCGTTAGCGCAAGAAGGATTGACCCTGTCAGGTACCATAAAAACCATTACACCAGTTGAGATTTCCCTGCAATCACTTTCTGGACAGTCGGTTTTTAAAACCGCTATTGATAAGAATGTGGGAAAATTTTCATTGGGCCCTGTTCAGATTATCCCCGATCTCTATGTGCTTTCCATAGGAAAGACAAAGCAACATGTATATTTTGTCAATAATGCTGTGACGATCAATGGCTATTATGATGATATGAACAGTGAGTCCAGTAGTTTGACATTTACTGGTCTAGATGACTTTTTCAAATTAAGTGAGTATGGACCTAAGCGAATTGCGGATACCGTGCTCAATCCTAAAGCACTTCAGGTACTGAATCCTGCTCAACTCACAGCGCTCGCTTATCTTTTTCACTCCGATCAATATCAACTCAATAAGCAGCTATTGGAAAAGGTACCACCTGCAGACCTTAATACAATAACTGGAAAATGGTTAGCAAAAACGGTTGATAGCCTAAAAAATTTCGAACGCGGTTTAATTGCTCCCGACTTTACGCTGCCCAATCAAGACGGAAAGATGATCACCTTAAAAGATTTTAGAGGAAAGATTGTTGTACTGGATTTTTGGGCTTCTTGGTGTGGACCTTGTCGAAGAGCAATGCAAGAATTTAAAACCTTCTATCGCGAGTTCCAACCCGATGTTCAATTCATTAGCATCTCTATGGATGACAATAGCGAAAGCTATCAACAAGGACAAAAAGAAATGGAAATTCCTTGGGTGAACCTTTGGGATAACACGGGTATCTCAACTGAAAAAACTAAGAATTCAGGTTTTTATAATTCAAAGATTAGACCTTTCTACGGTTTTAAATCCATCCCATTCCTTGTCATTATTGATCAAAACGGTGTCGTATTAGAACGAGGTAATTTACATGGTGAAGCGTTAAAAGAGGCACTTCATCGGATTATCAAAAAATAG
- a CDS encoding retropepsin-like aspartic protease, which translates to MKNRYNRVLLIVFFTLFGMHSYAQEVTVLPYEMIGEKMIVKMLINGELTPMVFDTGGKNLIKVKLKEKLGLSTINSKEVIDVSGQKQHVDIVQVNSIETPDHKTSFQKVPVLVLDNELFECEDGPQGLIGSDLWQNSTIEIDDKAKVIKIRSGGLASLKNNPQALPFIDNGQGSPIFEIKIGRFDKARVLFDSGAAGFLTLKVPEYPRLEGLGALYMIRQGEASGSLGVLGRGANGNRYLLEAREIFIGQGSFSKFRFGVTNSTESLLGYQLLTYGNITIDYVNKLFLFEPFTTEKVKGAQTFWELEMGPADDKMIVTTVWEKLKGEVAVGDEITHINGKKIIPLSFCENLKGGYPILEESERLVLTIKTKDGIKEIEVVKD; encoded by the coding sequence ATGAAAAATAGATATAACCGCGTACTCCTAATCGTCTTTTTCACTCTATTCGGCATGCATAGCTATGCACAAGAGGTTACCGTTTTGCCCTATGAAATGATCGGTGAAAAAATGATTGTAAAGATGTTGATCAATGGTGAATTGACTCCAATGGTATTTGATACTGGCGGCAAGAACCTCATTAAAGTCAAATTAAAAGAAAAACTAGGATTATCGACAATTAACTCCAAAGAAGTCATAGATGTTTCTGGACAGAAACAACATGTAGATATCGTACAAGTCAACAGTATAGAAACACCAGATCATAAGACTTCTTTTCAAAAAGTACCCGTTTTGGTATTGGATAACGAGCTTTTCGAGTGCGAAGATGGTCCACAAGGTTTAATCGGAAGTGATCTGTGGCAAAACTCAACGATAGAGATTGATGACAAAGCCAAAGTAATAAAAATAAGATCAGGAGGATTAGCCTCTTTAAAAAATAATCCGCAGGCACTTCCTTTTATTGATAATGGTCAGGGAAGTCCCATTTTTGAAATCAAGATTGGACGATTTGATAAAGCACGCGTTCTTTTTGATAGTGGAGCAGCTGGCTTTCTAACACTTAAAGTACCTGAATATCCACGTTTGGAGGGACTGGGAGCCTTGTACATGATTCGTCAAGGAGAGGCGAGTGGTTCATTGGGTGTGCTGGGTAGAGGAGCAAATGGAAATCGTTACTTATTAGAAGCGAGAGAAATCTTTATTGGGCAAGGAAGCTTTTCAAAATTTAGATTTGGAGTCACTAACTCAACCGAATCACTCTTGGGATATCAATTGTTAACTTATGGTAATATAACGATCGATTATGTCAATAAACTGTTTTTATTCGAACCTTTTACAACAGAAAAAGTAAAAGGGGCACAGACTTTCTGGGAACTGGAAATGGGACCAGCTGATGATAAGATGATTGTAACAACAGTTTGGGAAAAATTAAAAGGTGAAGTAGCAGTAGGTGACGAAATTACACATATCAATGGCAAGAAAATTATTCCGTTGAGCTTTTGTGAAAATCTAAAGGGGGGATACCCGATTCTGGAGGAAAGTGAACGTCTGGTATTAACCATCAAAACCAAGGATGGGATTAAAGAGATTGAAGTTGTAAAAGATTAA
- a CDS encoding putative zinc-binding metallopeptidase codes for MKNFKTIYKTVLCIGLTIILGFVACKKTEEPLTPSDIPEPGYQLAQGNNSYDIRIKAYFERWGTYILYQFTPAQINWKVTGYDTYYKSAPAEEAFVDQQLDLLNETFFQYYADSTLQKYLPVKLFLCSSLQAGTSSQQIDAYLLTMSNGRFGGYQSFAVNGGNSAISNINKVTYRANVNFSFLKMMDLESKMTKSPVFLSLTDYVNAIVGTTVADRYKRGFLASTSGFSDQAQDWQSYIQAITAYPYSYLTDVNTDANDATAKGILSPVKDVNGLIRKKYDALVKHYKDQYGIDIQRIGNGM; via the coding sequence ATGAAAAATTTCAAGACCATATATAAAACTGTTCTCTGTATAGGACTGACCATAATCCTCGGATTTGTTGCCTGTAAAAAGACAGAAGAACCCTTAACACCTTCAGATATCCCCGAGCCAGGTTATCAACTGGCTCAGGGAAATAATAGTTACGATATACGTATCAAAGCATATTTTGAGCGATGGGGTACTTATATCCTCTATCAATTTACACCTGCACAAATCAATTGGAAGGTTACCGGTTATGATACTTATTACAAATCAGCACCCGCCGAAGAAGCTTTTGTCGATCAGCAGTTAGATCTATTGAATGAAACCTTTTTTCAATACTATGCGGATTCAACTTTACAGAAGTACCTGCCTGTGAAATTGTTTTTATGTAGCTCTTTACAAGCAGGGACATCGAGTCAGCAAATAGATGCTTACCTTTTGACAATGAGCAATGGTCGTTTTGGAGGCTATCAAAGTTTTGCAGTAAATGGGGGAAATAGCGCTATTTCCAACATCAATAAAGTAACCTATCGGGCAAATGTAAATTTTAGCTTTTTGAAAATGATGGATCTGGAATCTAAAATGACAAAATCACCAGTTTTTCTCAGTCTAACTGATTATGTTAATGCCATTGTTGGAACCACGGTAGCTGATCGATATAAGCGAGGTTTTTTAGCCTCTACGTCAGGATTTTCTGATCAAGCGCAAGATTGGCAATCCTATATTCAAGCCATTACGGCTTATCCATACAGTTATTTGACAGATGTGAATACAGATGCTAATGATGCTACAGCTAAAGGAATATTGAGTCCAGTAAAAGATGTCAATGGATTGATTCGGAAAAAGTATGATGCGCTTGTGAAGCATTACAAAGATCAATACGGTATCGATATTCAACGTATAGGAAACGGTATGTAA
- a CDS encoding RagB/SusD family nutrient uptake outer membrane protein encodes MKRIVYILIATISFTSIGCKKFLEEKSLDEVKPTTAKDLSSLMAGEAYPYQTNLSPILNLITDDVSANGGQDQLNYQDVMKKGRPVFSWSKQMFEELLLPTGFSNTAYINSWEVIYQKIAGCNVALEYADQVSGTDAEKANMKGEALALRAYYYFLLVNMFGQPYNTAGLDPKDNLGVPLKLEMAVKDELFKRNSVAEVYAQIEKDLQDAIGYFSAYPVEKGVYKMNETAVYTLLSRVSLYEEKWDQAILYANKALAKKSILSQLSTFNAVDYYLFNVNTNTNNLNRIYDPAVSREIIWAYVPLSGGENEIFRSSLIPGYNAVRNPPYRVSADLLKLYDSQGDSQNEIYIGDLRPRIYFKYSPVILSFIPPNTVIRDYKPFDGGMGGAGFRVAELYLNRAEANVRKYMQTGDDAQRIAALKDINTLRASRYDTRKPYVAIDITDKEQLLSFYKDERRREFPFDGHRWFDLRRYGMPAITHYYEEQVGAGETFTLSDKDSRYTLPIPQAVLDRNGLIIPNP; translated from the coding sequence ATGAAACGTATAGTTTATATATTAATTGCAACGATTTCTTTTACCAGTATAGGATGTAAGAAATTCCTAGAGGAAAAGAGCTTGGATGAAGTAAAGCCGACAACGGCTAAAGACTTATCCAGTTTGATGGCTGGAGAAGCTTATCCTTATCAAACAAACCTATCTCCAATTTTAAATCTGATTACGGACGATGTTAGCGCTAATGGAGGCCAGGATCAACTCAATTATCAAGATGTCATGAAAAAAGGAAGACCAGTCTTTTCTTGGTCTAAACAGATGTTCGAAGAACTCTTATTGCCAACGGGTTTTTCCAATACTGCCTATATCAACTCTTGGGAAGTGATCTATCAAAAAATTGCAGGTTGCAATGTTGCACTGGAATATGCAGATCAAGTCAGTGGAACAGACGCTGAAAAAGCGAATATGAAAGGAGAAGCATTAGCACTTCGCGCTTATTATTACTTTTTGTTGGTCAACATGTTTGGTCAACCCTACAATACAGCAGGTTTAGATCCTAAGGACAATTTAGGAGTGCCATTGAAGTTGGAAATGGCTGTAAAAGATGAACTTTTTAAACGAAATTCCGTTGCCGAAGTTTACGCACAAATTGAAAAAGATTTACAAGATGCAATAGGCTATTTTAGCGCTTACCCTGTAGAAAAAGGGGTTTATAAAATGAATGAAACAGCGGTTTACACGTTGTTATCTCGTGTTTCCCTTTATGAGGAAAAATGGGATCAAGCAATTTTATATGCCAATAAAGCCCTAGCAAAAAAATCAATACTGAGCCAATTATCAACCTTTAATGCAGTTGATTATTATTTATTTAATGTCAATACCAATACGAATAATTTGAACCGTATCTATGATCCAGCCGTCAGTAGAGAAATTATTTGGGCTTATGTACCATTAAGCGGAGGAGAGAATGAAATTTTCCGCTCTTCACTGATTCCTGGATATAATGCTGTCAGAAATCCTCCTTATCGTGTATCCGCAGATTTACTGAAGCTATATGATAGCCAGGGAGACAGCCAGAATGAAATTTATATCGGTGATCTACGACCGCGTATTTACTTTAAATACAGTCCTGTAATTCTTTCATTCATTCCCCCAAATACAGTTATTCGAGACTATAAACCTTTTGATGGTGGTATGGGTGGAGCAGGATTTCGTGTGGCTGAATTATATTTAAATCGTGCTGAAGCCAATGTTCGAAAATATATGCAAACTGGAGATGACGCACAACGAATAGCTGCTCTAAAAGACATCAACACTTTAAGAGCATCCAGATACGATACACGTAAACCTTATGTAGCAATTGATATCACAGATAAAGAACAATTATTAAGTTTTTACAAAGATGAGCGTCGGAGAGAATTCCCATTTGATGGACATCGTTGGTTTGACTTGAGACGTTATGGCATGCCTGCTATTACTCATTACTATGAAGAGCAAGTTGGAGCTGGTGAAACGTTTACGCTTTCAGATAAGGACAGTCGGTATACATTACCGATTCCGCAAGCAGTATTGGATCGTAACGGACTTATTATTCCTAATCCATAA
- a CDS encoding S8 family serine peptidase, whose product MKNITLLLTVAFSTAVLTGTAQLVQRTQKKEKTNDWYNASFEKDGIYGSEVNRTYEFLKGKKLKKKPIVAVIGYGLDAEHEDLVGKQWINPKEKEDGKDNDGNGWVDDMHGWNFLGNAEGEMVEKVNKEGDREFLRLKPLYEGIFFNGKDYVKFDDNLQKPVKVATPANEAEYRFFRYGLQKESELATTCMSYYVNKFLKYYLKNEFDPIMKKSYPNLAKAGQKEFTKATEYIGLAGAQTDSLAFMSRYFFLINIGVNNGMAIKGKRDSVTYESIRDLTLNNTKAEDNYKKLLANSIRAEEITGNHYDDINQKNYGNNNLYSNGSFSGTMISGIIAAERNNGIGIDGIMPEAQLMSLRAYPREGEAYYKDIALAIRYAVDNQADVIMLGPSNTLYPEYEAKWVNDALLYAEQKGILVVSSVWDLSRDLAKQAFYPNQFIKGKELKNFIQVAASDSLGMPFATANIGEKQVHLFAPGVGIQTTYMGTTYRSGNSSLFAGATVAATAAMIKAYYPNLTAVQIRDIILKTVTDRKNVEVEKQVGKNIDQYLFSQLCTSGGILNTYQAIQAADRLSAGK is encoded by the coding sequence ATGAAAAACATAACACTATTACTCACAGTAGCTTTCAGTACCGCTGTACTTACTGGAACAGCGCAATTAGTGCAAAGAACACAAAAGAAAGAAAAAACAAACGATTGGTATAATGCATCATTCGAGAAAGACGGGATATACGGATCAGAAGTCAACCGTACTTATGAGTTTTTAAAAGGGAAAAAATTAAAGAAGAAACCCATCGTTGCAGTGATTGGTTATGGTCTAGATGCTGAGCACGAGGATTTAGTGGGCAAGCAATGGATCAACCCGAAGGAGAAAGAGGATGGCAAAGACAACGATGGTAATGGATGGGTAGATGATATGCATGGGTGGAACTTTTTAGGTAATGCAGAAGGGGAAATGGTGGAAAAGGTCAATAAAGAAGGTGATCGGGAATTTTTACGTCTTAAACCGCTATACGAAGGCATATTTTTCAATGGTAAAGATTATGTGAAATTTGATGACAATTTGCAAAAACCTGTGAAAGTAGCAACTCCTGCCAATGAAGCTGAATATCGATTTTTTCGATATGGTCTTCAGAAAGAATCTGAGTTGGCTACGACATGTATGTCCTATTATGTCAATAAGTTTCTGAAATATTACCTGAAAAATGAGTTTGACCCGATCATGAAAAAAAGTTACCCGAACTTAGCAAAAGCAGGACAAAAGGAGTTTACCAAAGCGACGGAATACATTGGTTTAGCTGGAGCACAAACCGATTCATTAGCCTTTATGTCGCGTTACTTCTTCTTGATCAATATAGGGGTTAACAATGGAATGGCCATTAAAGGAAAACGCGACTCTGTCACCTATGAATCGATCCGAGATCTGACTTTAAATAATACAAAGGCAGAAGATAATTATAAAAAGCTTCTTGCCAACAGCATTCGTGCGGAAGAAATAACGGGTAACCATTACGACGATATCAATCAAAAAAATTATGGTAATAATAATTTATACAGTAACGGATCATTTTCAGGTACCATGATTTCAGGAATTATTGCTGCCGAGCGTAACAATGGAATTGGTATTGATGGTATTATGCCTGAGGCACAATTGATGTCTCTGCGTGCATATCCAAGAGAAGGAGAAGCTTATTACAAAGATATTGCTTTGGCGATTCGTTATGCGGTAGACAATCAGGCTGATGTGATTATGTTAGGTCCATCGAATACCCTTTATCCTGAATATGAAGCTAAGTGGGTAAATGACGCGTTACTGTATGCTGAACAAAAAGGTATTTTGGTTGTTTCTTCTGTCTGGGATCTGTCTCGTGACCTTGCTAAGCAAGCTTTTTACCCAAATCAATTTATCAAAGGAAAAGAACTTAAAAATTTTATTCAAGTAGCCGCTTCCGATAGCCTGGGTATGCCATTCGCGACAGCTAATATTGGTGAAAAACAAGTACATCTATTTGCTCCAGGTGTAGGTATTCAAACGACCTATATGGGGACCACTTATCGGTCTGGAAATAGCTCCTTGTTTGCAGGTGCAACTGTAGCTGCTACAGCAGCAATGATCAAAGCTTACTATCCGAATTTAACAGCCGTTCAAATACGAGATATTATCTTGAAAACGGTTACGGATCGAAAAAATGTAGAAGTAGAAAAACAAGTCGGTAAAAATATTGACCAATATCTTTTTAGTCAATTATGTACATCGGGCGGAATTCTCAATACCTACCAAGCTATTCAAGCTGCCGATCGATTAAGCGCAGGTAAATAA
- a CDS encoding aspartyl protease family protein, whose amino-acid sequence MMRNSNNYKWFCKICLISCFCFFLSNAYAQETTVLPYKVVANKMIVEVVLNGKEVPMIFDTGGRNSISTRLKKELQTPLLQSRELTDANNNKMMVEEVTVDQVKTIDGFASFNNISFFVFDSELFDCLGVEGFIGSDLLQQNTIEINDQTKQITIKKGGTPSLRSNRQTLSFLPDAKGMPIINLNIGSTHEARVLFDTGSDGLLTFKTSEFTRLHQEGALQITREGQGGGAIAASGRGNAGKQIEVGVPEIVLGGTHFVAGRAKVSNSPETLFGYQSLTYGKVTIDYVNQLLRFEPFNKGQVTLEPKKIWDLQLAVIDNKLVIATVWDNVKGKAEVGDIVTHINGKQVKPMDFCESITQGMPVLKENDQVVLTVKTKTGIKDITITKS is encoded by the coding sequence ATGATGAGAAATTCAAACAATTACAAATGGTTTTGTAAAATCTGTTTAATCAGCTGCTTTTGCTTTTTTTTGAGTAATGCTTATGCACAAGAGACTACTGTCCTTCCATACAAAGTTGTTGCAAATAAAATGATTGTCGAAGTTGTCTTGAATGGGAAGGAAGTTCCGATGATTTTTGATACTGGAGGAAGAAATTCTATCAGCACACGACTAAAAAAAGAATTGCAAACCCCATTACTTCAATCACGCGAGCTCACAGATGCCAATAATAATAAGATGATGGTAGAAGAGGTAACTGTCGATCAGGTGAAGACAATAGATGGTTTTGCAAGTTTCAACAACATCTCCTTCTTTGTTTTTGATAGTGAATTGTTTGATTGTTTGGGTGTAGAAGGATTTATTGGCAGTGATCTCTTGCAACAAAACACCATCGAGATCAATGATCAAACCAAACAGATCACGATAAAAAAAGGAGGAACTCCTTCTTTGAGAAGTAATAGACAAACGCTTTCTTTTTTGCCTGATGCGAAAGGGATGCCCATTATCAATTTGAATATCGGATCTACGCATGAAGCCCGTGTGTTATTTGATACGGGTTCAGATGGATTGTTAACGTTCAAAACAAGCGAATTTACACGACTACATCAGGAAGGAGCTTTACAGATTACTCGAGAAGGTCAGGGTGGAGGTGCCATTGCTGCATCTGGAAGAGGAAATGCTGGTAAACAGATTGAAGTTGGAGTTCCTGAGATTGTGCTAGGAGGCACTCACTTTGTCGCTGGTCGAGCGAAAGTGAGCAATTCACCAGAAACATTATTTGGGTATCAATCCCTAACCTACGGAAAGGTTACCATTGACTATGTCAACCAACTGTTACGTTTCGAACCTTTTAACAAAGGACAAGTGACACTTGAACCTAAAAAGATCTGGGACTTACAATTGGCAGTTATCGATAACAAGTTAGTGATTGCAACGGTCTGGGATAACGTAAAAGGAAAAGCTGAAGTAGGGGACATCGTCACCCACATCAACGGAAAACAAGTAAAACCTATGGATTTTTGCGAAAGCATCACCCAGGGAATGCCTGTCCTAAAGGAAAATGATCAAGTGGTATTGACTGTAAAAACAAAAACTGGAATAAAAGATATAACCATTACGAAAAGCTAA